The proteins below are encoded in one region of Zavarzinia compransoris:
- a CDS encoding ABC transporter permease, translated as MARTWAEVRLLFERHGTGVGLFIAGAVTLWVFILIVLPQIAMVAISFSHNLPPAERGGPNDVYTVSHYAYFLFGNDGGFNTLHLTILGKTVLASVVVTAFDLILCYPIAFLLAHGARPSVARLMVMGLIVPYWVNEVLRAFAFRIIFGSTGLVNGLGLSLGLWSEPIDFIREDVALYAGLTYAYVLLMIFPIYNAVEALDRNQIEAARDMGAAWWRIHWRVVIPMAKPGIASGCTMVFMLTTGAMAAPQILGGPSNLWFTQLVYQWFNDASNWPRGSAYAVILVAVCILFTLLTMRVFKVKIGEIGR; from the coding sequence ATGGCACGGACCTGGGCCGAAGTCCGCCTTCTGTTCGAACGCCACGGGACCGGCGTCGGCCTGTTCATCGCCGGCGCCGTCACCCTCTGGGTCTTCATCCTGATCGTGCTGCCGCAGATCGCCATGGTCGCGATCTCGTTCAGCCACAACCTGCCGCCGGCGGAACGGGGCGGGCCGAACGACGTCTATACCGTCTCGCATTACGCCTATTTCCTGTTCGGCAACGACGGTGGCTTCAACACGCTGCACCTGACCATCCTGGGCAAGACCGTGCTCGCCTCGGTCGTGGTCACCGCCTTCGACCTTATTCTCTGCTATCCGATCGCCTTCCTGCTGGCCCATGGCGCGCGGCCTTCCGTCGCCCGGCTCATGGTCATGGGGCTGATCGTGCCCTATTGGGTGAACGAGGTGCTGCGCGCCTTCGCCTTCCGCATCATCTTCGGCTCGACCGGGCTGGTGAACGGCCTCGGCCTGTCGCTGGGCCTCTGGTCCGAGCCGATCGACTTCATCCGCGAGGATGTCGCGCTCTATGCCGGGCTGACCTATGCCTATGTCCTGCTGATGATCTTCCCGATCTACAATGCGGTCGAGGCGCTGGACCGCAACCAGATCGAGGCCGCCCGCGACATGGGCGCCGCGTGGTGGCGCATCCACTGGCGGGTGGTGATCCCGATGGCGAAGCCCGGCATCGCGTCGGGCTGCACCATGGTCTTCATGCTGACCACCGGGGCCATGGCGGCGCCGCAGATCCTGGGCGGGCCATCGAACCTGTGGTTCACCCAGCTCGTCTACCAATGGTTCAACGATGCCTCGAACTGGCCGCGCGGCTCGGCCTATGCCGTGATCCTGGTCGCGGTCTGCATCCTGTTCACGCTTTTGACCATGCGGGTGTTCAAGGTGAAGATCGGGGAGATCGGCCGATGA
- a CDS encoding extracellular solute-binding protein — MASKNRMERGVSRRSVLKAAAAGGTALAMPAIISRSALASSGEINIMMWSDYLPDSFREAFTKKTGIKINFTGIGSNDDILNKMKATNGQGFDLITPTMNRSLLWEPLGLIQPFDMKKIPIDKVNPAMAKAGEANWNFGAKGTMWIPHIWGTEGVAWRTDKFTPKGEFPSYGDVWDDANAGKTMGRGHSCMLGAGLALEHKGEWAPGTMWSAYETPEKLTEVWTKLTDYCISKKKNLKLLWNDADTQKNGLLNEGVIVGQTWDGPPIALKTAGEPVMYRAPVEGAMAWVDGLALPVGVKNVDQVYAFIEACYDPALAGEAIKTHGYNSPVTGAEKYAGDIYAKNFGDAYPGDALAKLNPWPPEAPWYAEKRAEFVNKFLSA; from the coding sequence ATGGCATCGAAGAACCGCATGGAGAGGGGCGTCAGCCGCCGTTCCGTCCTGAAGGCCGCCGCCGCCGGGGGCACCGCCCTGGCCATGCCGGCGATCATCAGCCGCAGCGCGCTCGCCTCGTCCGGCGAGATCAACATCATGATGTGGTCCGACTACCTGCCGGACAGTTTCCGCGAGGCTTTCACCAAGAAGACCGGGATCAAGATCAATTTCACCGGCATCGGCTCGAACGACGACATCCTCAACAAGATGAAGGCGACGAACGGCCAGGGCTTCGACCTGATCACGCCGACCATGAACCGCTCGCTGCTGTGGGAACCGCTGGGCCTGATCCAGCCCTTCGACATGAAGAAGATCCCGATCGACAAGGTGAACCCCGCCATGGCCAAGGCCGGCGAGGCGAACTGGAATTTCGGCGCCAAGGGCACGATGTGGATTCCGCACATCTGGGGCACCGAGGGCGTCGCCTGGCGCACCGACAAATTCACCCCGAAGGGCGAATTCCCGTCCTACGGCGACGTCTGGGACGATGCCAATGCGGGCAAGACCATGGGCCGCGGCCATTCCTGCATGCTGGGCGCCGGCCTTGCCCTGGAACACAAGGGCGAATGGGCGCCGGGCACCATGTGGTCGGCCTATGAGACCCCGGAAAAGCTGACCGAGGTCTGGACCAAGCTGACCGACTATTGCATCTCGAAGAAGAAGAACCTGAAGCTGCTGTGGAACGATGCCGACACGCAGAAGAACGGGCTTCTCAACGAGGGCGTGATCGTCGGCCAGACCTGGGACGGCCCGCCGATCGCCTTGAAGACCGCGGGCGAGCCGGTGATGTACCGCGCCCCGGTGGAAGGCGCCATGGCCTGGGTCGACGGCCTGGCCCTGCCGGTCGGCGTGAAGAACGTCGATCAGGTCTATGCCTTCATCGAAGCCTGCTACGACCCTGCGCTGGCCGGCGAGGCGATCAAGACCCACGGCTACAATTCGCCCGTCACCGGCGCCGAGAAATACGCCGGCGACATCTATGCCAAGAATTTCGGCGATGCCTATCCGGGCGATGCCCTGGCCAAGCTGAACCCCTGGCCGCCGGAAGCCCCCTGGTATGCCGAAAAGCGCGCGGAATTCGTCAACAAGTTCCTCAGCGCGTGA
- a CDS encoding ribbon-helix-helix domain-containing protein, with the protein MRVRNVRINGHRTSVRLEPTLWDAVEEICAAEGLSLDALCERVARERPGGNYTSNLRCWIVDYFRGIPSTAA; encoded by the coding sequence ATGCGGGTGCGTAACGTCAGGATCAACGGTCACCGTACCAGCGTCCGGCTTGAGCCCACCTTGTGGGATGCGGTCGAGGAAATCTGCGCGGCCGAGGGACTGAGCCTGGATGCCCTGTGCGAACGGGTGGCGCGGGAACGTCCGGGCGGCAATTACACCTCCAACCTGCGCTGCTGGATCGTCGATTATTTCCGGGGCATACCCAGCACCGCCGCCTGA
- the cobT gene encoding cobaltochelatase subunit CobT: protein MARPESPVEPFKRAVAAATRAVADKKELTVAFGSEGVSARPNAAAPGSGFAGLAGGVPAPAPGAALRLPQPSREMTPVEVAAVRGQADAAALRLRHHDDRLHGHYLPEGSSARAVFDAVEQARCEAIGANDMVGVAHNLGVMLDERSKARGYARVTERADAPLSEAVAMMVRERLTGAAPPASATKVVDLWREWVDDKATGDIDRLAAAINDQAAFAKLSRKLIADLGLSEDLSTEQDDQEKNDDSEDENQDEGESDDSEGDGAAPEGSTTEMVESDEPSEDDSTETAVQVDSDQDLDSAEGEDSSEATRPWRPNGPIVNEPGEPPYRAFTTEFDEVVEAEDLCDADEMTRLRAYLDQQLQALQGVVSKLANRLQRRLMAKQNRSWEFDLEEGMLDAARLSRVVTDPMHPLSFKREHDATFRDTVVTLLLDNSGSMRGRPITVAATCADILARTLERCSVKVEILGFTTRAWKGGQAREQWLKAGKPAQPGRLNDLRHIVYKGADAPWRRARKNLGLMMREGLLKENIDGEALLWAHNRLIARSEQRRILMVISDGAPVDDSTLSVNSGSYLEKHLRQVIDWIETRSPVELIAIGIGHDVTRYYRRAVTIVEAEQLGGAMMEQLAALFDEKQDGKPGRPGQGRGRGRG from the coding sequence ATGGCCCGTCCCGAAAGCCCGGTCGAGCCGTTCAAGCGCGCGGTGGCCGCCGCCACCCGCGCCGTGGCCGACAAGAAGGAACTGACCGTCGCCTTCGGCAGCGAAGGCGTCAGCGCCCGGCCCAATGCCGCCGCCCCCGGCAGCGGCTTTGCCGGCCTTGCCGGCGGCGTGCCCGCGCCGGCCCCGGGGGCGGCGCTGCGCCTGCCCCAGCCGTCGCGCGAGATGACCCCGGTCGAGGTGGCGGCGGTGCGCGGCCAAGCCGATGCCGCGGCACTTCGCCTGCGCCACCACGACGACAGGCTGCACGGCCATTACCTGCCCGAGGGTTCGAGCGCCCGCGCCGTCTTCGATGCGGTCGAGCAGGCCCGCTGCGAGGCGATCGGCGCCAACGACATGGTCGGCGTCGCCCATAATCTCGGCGTCATGCTGGACGAGCGCTCGAAGGCGCGGGGCTACGCCAGGGTGACCGAACGGGCCGATGCGCCTTTGTCGGAAGCGGTCGCCATGATGGTGCGCGAGCGCCTGACCGGGGCCGCGCCCCCCGCCTCCGCCACCAAGGTGGTCGACCTCTGGCGCGAATGGGTCGACGACAAGGCCACCGGCGACATCGACCGCCTGGCCGCCGCCATCAACGACCAGGCCGCCTTCGCCAAACTGTCGCGGAAACTGATCGCCGACCTCGGCCTGTCCGAGGACCTGAGCACCGAGCAGGACGACCAGGAAAAGAACGACGACAGCGAGGACGAGAACCAGGACGAAGGCGAGAGCGACGACAGCGAGGGCGACGGCGCCGCGCCCGAGGGCTCGACCACCGAAATGGTCGAATCCGACGAGCCGAGCGAGGACGATTCGACCGAGACCGCCGTCCAGGTCGACAGCGACCAGGATCTCGACAGCGCCGAGGGCGAGGATTCGTCCGAAGCCACCCGCCCCTGGCGCCCCAACGGCCCCATCGTCAACGAGCCGGGCGAGCCGCCCTACCGCGCCTTCACCACCGAATTCGACGAAGTGGTGGAAGCGGAAGACCTCTGCGACGCCGACGAGATGACGCGGCTGCGCGCCTATCTCGACCAGCAGCTCCAGGCGCTTCAGGGCGTCGTCTCCAAGCTGGCCAACCGCTTGCAGCGGCGCCTGATGGCGAAGCAGAACCGCTCGTGGGAATTCGATCTCGAGGAAGGCATGCTCGATGCGGCGCGCCTCTCCCGCGTCGTCACCGATCCCATGCATCCGCTGTCGTTCAAGCGCGAGCACGACGCGACTTTCCGCGATACGGTGGTCACCCTGCTGCTCGACAATTCGGGCTCGATGCGCGGGCGGCCGATCACGGTGGCGGCGACCTGCGCCGACATCCTGGCCCGCACCCTGGAGCGCTGCTCGGTGAAGGTCGAGATTCTGGGCTTCACCACCCGCGCCTGGAAGGGCGGGCAGGCGCGCGAGCAATGGCTGAAGGCGGGCAAGCCAGCCCAGCCCGGGCGCCTGAACGACCTGCGCCATATCGTCTACAAGGGGGCGGACGCGCCCTGGCGCCGGGCGCGCAAGAACCTCGGGTTGATGATGCGCGAGGGCTTGCTGAAGGAAAACATCGACGGCGAGGCCCTGCTCTGGGCCCACAACCGGCTGATCGCGCGCAGCGAACAGCGCCGTATCCTGATGGTGATCTCGGACGGGGCCCCGGTCGACGACAGCACCCTGTCGGTCAATTCCGGCTCCTATCTCGAAAAGCACCTGCGCCAGGTGATCGACTGGATCGAGACCCGCTCGCCGGTCGAACTCATCGCCATCGGCATCGGCCATGACGTCACCCGCTATTACCGCCGCGCCGTCACCATCGTCGAGGCGGAGCAATTGGGCGGCGCCATGATGGAACAGCTCGCCGCCCTCTTCGACGAGAAGCAGGACGGCAAGCCCGGCCGTCCCGGCCAGGGCCGCGGCCGCGGCCGGGGCTGA
- a CDS encoding PLP-dependent aminotransferase family protein — MLDRYFIEPLDHGRRLQQQVHDRLVEAILDGGVPPHEPLPATRDLAERIGVSRNTVVLVYERLVEDGYLTPVRRRGHFINEQYVRQQLNVRLDYRPTTLFRGDEAAGRAWADRLRQQPSLNRNIVKPANWRDYRYPFIYGQVTTDKVSIARWRDCTRLAGTPYHATAWVGDLIDADDPLLVEQIISRVLPQRGLKARPDQVLITIGSQNALYMVAQLLCGPGVRAGIENPGYVDARNILAATGAELVPLAVDANGVVVGPEIEGCDLAYVTPSHQSPTSVTLSLQRRIALVEAARRHDLLLIEDDYEHELNFIGAQRGALKSFDNSGRTIYLGSLSKALFPGLRLGFVVAPEPLVRELRALRRLMYRHPSAHDQRAMAIFIMEGHLDAHIRRVRDQLARKWTLMYRELAARLPQCQATATTGGSAVWLRLPPGVDCWDLQRAAAKRGVLIEPGDIHFHGSQPPRHFIRLGFAAIAQDQIAPGLGELQQAIDDLARKDP, encoded by the coding sequence GTGCTGGACCGCTACTTCATCGAGCCCCTCGACCACGGCCGGCGGCTGCAACAGCAGGTGCACGACCGCCTGGTCGAGGCGATCCTGGACGGCGGGGTGCCGCCGCACGAACCCCTGCCGGCGACCCGCGACCTGGCGGAACGGATCGGCGTCTCGCGCAATACGGTGGTTCTCGTCTACGAGCGGCTGGTCGAGGACGGCTATCTGACCCCGGTCAGGCGGCGCGGTCATTTCATCAACGAGCAATATGTCCGCCAGCAGCTGAACGTCCGCCTGGACTATCGCCCCACCACCCTGTTCCGGGGCGACGAGGCGGCGGGCCGGGCCTGGGCCGACCGGCTGCGCCAGCAGCCGTCGCTGAACCGCAACATCGTGAAGCCGGCCAATTGGCGCGATTACCGCTATCCCTTCATCTACGGCCAGGTGACGACGGACAAGGTCTCGATCGCGCGCTGGCGCGACTGCACCCGGCTGGCCGGCACGCCCTATCACGCCACCGCCTGGGTCGGCGACTTGATCGATGCGGACGATCCCCTGCTGGTCGAACAGATCATTTCCCGCGTCCTGCCCCAGCGCGGCCTGAAGGCGCGGCCGGACCAGGTGCTGATCACCATCGGCTCGCAGAATGCCCTCTATATGGTCGCGCAATTGCTGTGCGGGCCGGGGGTGCGGGCGGGGATCGAGAACCCGGGCTATGTCGATGCCCGCAACATCCTGGCGGCGACGGGGGCGGAGCTCGTGCCGCTGGCGGTCGATGCCAACGGCGTCGTCGTCGGGCCCGAGATCGAGGGCTGCGACCTCGCCTATGTCACGCCCAGCCACCAGTCGCCGACCAGCGTCACCCTGTCCCTGCAACGGCGCATCGCCCTGGTCGAGGCGGCGCGGCGCCACGATCTGCTCCTGATCGAGGACGACTACGAGCACGAGCTGAACTTCATCGGCGCCCAGCGCGGCGCCTTGAAGAGTTTCGACAATTCCGGCCGCACAATCTATCTGGGCAGCCTGTCGAAGGCGCTGTTCCCGGGCCTGCGCCTCGGCTTCGTGGTCGCGCCGGAACCTTTGGTGCGCGAGCTGCGGGCGCTGCGCCGGCTCATGTACCGCCACCCCTCGGCCCATGACCAGCGGGCCATGGCGATCTTCATCATGGAGGGGCATCTCGATGCCCATATCCGCCGGGTGCGCGATCAGCTGGCGCGGAAATGGACCCTGATGTACCGCGAACTCGCCGCCCGGCTGCCCCAATGCCAGGCGACGGCGACCACCGGCGGCTCCGCCGTCTGGCTGCGCCTGCCCCCGGGCGTCGATTGCTGGGACCTGCAGCGGGCGGCGGCGAAGCGCGGCGTGCTGATCGAGCCGGGCGACATTCATTTCCACGGCAGCCAGCCGCCGCGCCATTTCATCCGCCTCGGCTTTGCCGCCATCGCCCAGGACCAGATCGCCCCCGGCCTCGGCGAATTACAGCAGGCGATCGATGATCTGGCGCGAAAGGACCCCTGA
- a CDS encoding J domain-containing protein, which yields MSRKESAYPRQAKGRGDTPPLRPCAVEGCACAGEYRAPRSRNPGDDPLWFCLDHVRDYNRNWNWFEGMGSDEIERYQSQNATWQRPTWKLGERAGGRSAARHYQEQPQAPHDPFDLLGEAGYRIEAGPAPQARRLSPEDRQALAVLELDAGAAAADVKPRYKALVKRYHPDRNGGNKDAEARLRQVIDAYRHLRDKGFMREETIR from the coding sequence ATGTCCCGGAAGGAAAGCGCTTACCCGCGCCAGGCCAAGGGCCGAGGCGATACCCCCCCGCTGCGCCCCTGCGCCGTCGAGGGATGCGCCTGCGCGGGCGAATACCGGGCGCCCCGGTCGCGCAACCCGGGCGACGATCCCTTGTGGTTCTGCCTCGACCATGTGCGCGACTATAACCGCAACTGGAACTGGTTCGAGGGCATGGGCAGCGACGAGATCGAGCGCTACCAGTCCCAGAACGCCACCTGGCAGCGCCCGACCTGGAAACTGGGCGAGCGCGCCGGCGGGCGCAGCGCCGCGCGCCACTACCAGGAACAGCCGCAGGCCCCGCACGACCCTTTCGACCTTCTGGGCGAGGCCGGCTACCGAATCGAGGCCGGGCCCGCGCCCCAGGCCCGCCGCCTCTCGCCCGAGGACCGGCAGGCGCTGGCCGTGCTCGAGCTTGACGCAGGGGCGGCGGCGGCGGACGTGAAGCCGCGCTACAAGGCCCTTGTCAAGCGCTACCATCCGGACCGCAATGGTGGAAACAAAGACGCGGAAGCCCGCCTGCGCCAGGTGATCGACGCCTACCGTCACCTGCGCGACAAGGGCTTCATGCGCGAGGAAACGATCAGGTAA
- a CDS encoding ABC transporter permease: MTSTIANRIGTAAFTLLFFGFLFGPLAIMVVTAFNSSSFPRVVPWDCFTTDWFGKLAADAKLLHGLGNSLLIGAGVVALSTPIGLAAALALSDVGPRLRGLLYTVFISPILMPGIVIGISTLMFWGRLGSGLGFGFDSIFFDGFFLTILGQVCFISAYSMLIFIARLQRFDHTLTEAALDMGATPAQAFRKILLPFLRPAIFSSAVLAFLASLENYNTTVFSIVAESTFTTELASKVRLGIDPSISAVAVVIIAITLVGAIVHEVHSRRTAALAQGGAAAARILNNPVNAVLRHPATAGLLLVGLIGLAVYYGKDHDSRACEQAIRDAKILEQERLQIEMRERMKEQAPAAPAPGSNAPSTPFGGVFAPGGLGGAPAPEAPKPAPVTPFGGVFAPDSLGKPAE; encoded by the coding sequence ATGACCTCGACGATCGCCAACCGCATCGGCACCGCCGCCTTCACCCTGCTGTTCTTCGGCTTCCTGTTCGGGCCCCTGGCGATCATGGTGGTCACCGCCTTCAATTCCTCGTCCTTTCCCCGCGTGGTGCCCTGGGACTGTTTCACCACCGACTGGTTCGGCAAGCTGGCGGCCGATGCCAAGCTGCTGCACGGGCTCGGCAATTCGCTGCTGATCGGGGCGGGCGTGGTCGCCCTGTCGACGCCGATCGGCCTTGCGGCGGCGCTTGCCCTGTCCGATGTCGGGCCGCGGCTGCGCGGCCTTCTCTATACCGTCTTCATCTCGCCGATCCTGATGCCGGGCATCGTCATCGGCATCTCGACCCTGATGTTCTGGGGCCGGCTCGGCAGCGGGCTCGGCTTCGGCTTCGATTCGATCTTCTTCGACGGTTTCTTCCTGACCATCCTCGGCCAGGTCTGCTTCATCTCGGCCTATTCGATGCTGATCTTCATCGCCCGGCTCCAGCGCTTCGACCATACGCTGACCGAGGCGGCGCTGGACATGGGCGCGACCCCGGCCCAGGCTTTCCGCAAGATCCTGCTGCCCTTCCTGCGCCCGGCGATTTTTTCGAGCGCGGTGCTGGCCTTCCTCGCCTCGCTCGAGAATTACAACACCACCGTGTTCTCGATCGTCGCGGAAAGCACCTTCACCACCGAACTCGCCTCCAAGGTCCGGCTCGGCATCGATCCGTCGATCTCGGCGGTGGCGGTGGTCATCATCGCCATCACCCTGGTCGGCGCCATCGTCCACGAGGTTCACAGCCGCCGCACGGCCGCCCTGGCCCAGGGCGGGGCGGCCGCGGCGCGCATTCTGAACAACCCGGTCAATGCCGTGCTGCGCCATCCGGCGACGGCCGGCCTGCTGCTGGTCGGGCTGATCGGGCTCGCGGTCTATTACGGCAAGGATCACGACTCGCGGGCCTGCGAACAGGCGATCCGCGACGCCAAGATCCTGGAACAGGAACGCCTGCAGATCGAAATGCGCGAGCGCATGAAGGAACAGGCCCCCGCCGCCCCGGCCCCGGGCAGCAACGCGCCCAGCACGCCGTTCGGCGGCGTCTTCGCCCCGGGCGGCCTCGGCGGCGCGCCGGCACCGGAAGCGCCGAAGCCGGCCCCCGTCACCCCCTTCGGCGGCGTCTTCGCGCCCGACAGCCTGGGCAAGCCGGCGGAATAG
- a CDS encoding BolA family protein, with product MRMADRIRETLAGALAPAEVTVTDDSGRHAGHAGNPDGAGETHFSVEVVSPAFAGLSRVARHRRVTDLLAAEFERGLHALQLKLRAPGE from the coding sequence ATGCGCATGGCCGACCGTATCCGCGAAACCCTGGCTGGGGCGCTCGCCCCCGCCGAGGTGACGGTGACCGACGACTCCGGCCGCCACGCCGGCCATGCCGGCAATCCGGACGGCGCGGGCGAGACCCATTTCTCGGTCGAGGTGGTCTCGCCCGCCTTCGCCGGCCTGTCCCGTGTCGCCCGCCATCGCCGGGTCACCGATCTGCTGGCGGCGGAATTCGAACGCGGCCTGCATGCCCTGCAATTGAAGCTGCGCGCCCCGGGAGAGTGA
- a CDS encoding ABC transporter ATP-binding protein produces the protein MTKTITLDHVSIRFGAHLAVDDAHLEIAGGEFFSFLGPSGCGKTTLLRCVSGFIQPTEGRVLIGGKDMKGVGPNKRPTALIFQNLALFPLMTVAENIAFPLEVRGVGRKQRRRRAEELLDLIALPGTADKKVTELSGGQRQRVAIARALAVEPDILLLDEPLSALDLKLRQHMRSELREIQKRVGLTFVYITHDQGEALTMSDRVAVMSKGVIEQVADPVALYDQPKTSFVASFVGETNAIPVTVSARDGDAVSAEAAGGLVLHGTAAGGRHYRPGETCLAFIRPEQVRPALAGDNIVAARVVGDAFEGNLRHLSLVTPADLRLRMSLVNDGRPAPIEADGSIAVGFAPAQTWILPDGPLAKG, from the coding sequence ATGACCAAGACGATCACCCTGGATCATGTCTCGATCCGCTTCGGCGCCCATCTCGCGGTCGACGACGCCCATCTCGAGATCGCGGGCGGGGAGTTCTTTTCCTTTCTGGGTCCGTCCGGCTGCGGCAAGACCACTTTGCTGCGCTGCGTCTCGGGCTTCATCCAGCCGACCGAGGGCCGGGTCCTGATCGGCGGCAAGGATATGAAGGGGGTGGGCCCGAACAAGCGCCCGACCGCGCTGATCTTCCAGAATCTCGCCCTCTTCCCCCTGATGACGGTGGCGGAGAACATCGCCTTCCCCCTCGAGGTGCGCGGTGTCGGCCGCAAGCAGCGGCGCCGGCGGGCGGAGGAATTGCTGGACCTGATCGCCCTGCCCGGCACCGCCGACAAGAAGGTGACCGAATTGTCCGGCGGCCAGCGCCAGCGGGTGGCGATCGCCCGGGCGCTGGCGGTCGAGCCGGACATCCTGCTGCTGGACGAGCCGCTGTCCGCCCTGGACCTCAAGCTGCGCCAGCACATGCGGAGCGAACTGCGCGAGATCCAGAAGCGGGTCGGCCTGACCTTCGTCTATATCACCCACGACCAGGGCGAGGCCCTGACCATGTCCGACCGGGTGGCGGTGATGAGCAAGGGCGTGATCGAGCAGGTGGCGGACCCGGTCGCCCTCTACGACCAGCCGAAGACCAGTTTCGTCGCCTCCTTCGTCGGCGAGACCAACGCCATCCCGGTCACGGTGAGCGCGCGGGACGGCGATGCGGTCAGCGCCGAGGCAGCGGGCGGCCTCGTCCTTCACGGCACGGCCGCGGGCGGGCGCCATTACCGGCCGGGCGAGACCTGCCTCGCCTTCATCCGCCCGGAACAGGTCCGCCCGGCGCTGGCCGGCGACAATATCGTCGCCGCCCGGGTGGTGGGCGATGCCTTCGAGGGCAATCTCCGCCATCTCTCCCTGGTGACGCCGGCGGACCTGCGGCTGCGCATGTCGCTGGTCAACGACGGGCGGCCGGCGCCGATCGAGGCGGACGGCAGCATCGCCGTCGGCTTCGCCCCGGCGCAGACCTGGATCCTGCCCGACGGGCCGCTGGCGAAGGGCTGA
- the cobS gene encoding cobaltochelatase subunit CobS yields the protein MTATAHTVTPDGKPDIKVSVRQVFGIDSDLEVPGFSAASEYVPDLDETYRFDRETTLAILAGFAYNRRVMIQGYHGTGKSTHIEQVAARLNWPCVRINLDSHISRIDLVGKDAIVLKDGRQVTEFREGILPWALQSPTALVFDEYDAGRPDVMFVIQRVLEVEGKLTLLDQNRVIRPHAAFRLFATANTVGLGDTTGLYHGTQQINQGQMDRWNIVVTLNYLPKDQEVAIVLAKSPQFQNPEGKKTIGAMVGVAELTRSGFIAGDISTVMSPRTVITWAENARIFNDVAFAFRVTFLNKCDEVERATVAEYYQRCFGKELPESAANIRIA from the coding sequence ATGACTGCAACCGCCCACACCGTGACCCCTGACGGTAAGCCCGACATCAAGGTTTCGGTGCGCCAGGTGTTCGGCATCGACAGCGATCTCGAAGTGCCCGGCTTCTCGGCTGCCAGCGAATATGTGCCGGACCTGGACGAGACCTATCGCTTCGACCGGGAAACCACGCTGGCGATCCTGGCGGGCTTTGCCTACAACCGGCGCGTCATGATCCAGGGCTATCACGGCACCGGCAAGTCGACCCATATCGAACAGGTCGCCGCCCGCCTGAACTGGCCTTGCGTGCGCATCAACCTGGACAGCCACATCAGCCGCATCGACCTCGTGGGCAAGGACGCGATCGTGCTGAAGGACGGCCGCCAGGTCACCGAATTCCGCGAAGGCATCCTGCCCTGGGCCCTGCAAAGCCCGACGGCGCTGGTCTTCGACGAATATGACGCCGGCCGCCCGGACGTGATGTTCGTCATCCAGCGCGTGCTGGAGGTCGAGGGCAAGCTGACCCTGCTCGACCAGAACCGGGTGATCCGGCCCCATGCCGCCTTCCGCCTGTTCGCCACCGCGAACACGGTCGGCCTCGGCGACACCACCGGCCTCTACCACGGCACGCAGCAGATCAACCAGGGCCAGATGGACCGCTGGAACATCGTCGTCACCCTGAACTACCTGCCGAAGGACCAGGAAGTGGCGATCGTCCTGGCCAAGTCGCCGCAGTTCCAGAACCCCGAGGGCAAGAAGACCATCGGCGCCATGGTCGGCGTCGCCGAGCTTACCCGCTCGGGCTTCATCGCCGGCGACATCTCCACCGTCATGTCGCCCCGCACCGTGATCACCTGGGCCGAGAATGCGCGCATCTTCAACGATGTCGCCTTTGCCTTCCGGGTCACCTTCCTCAACAAATGCGACGAAGTGGAACGGGCGACGGTGGCGGAATACTATCAGCGCTGCTTCGGCAAGGAACTGCCCGAGTCCGCGGCCAACATCCGCATCGCCTGA